The following is a genomic window from Mesorhizobium shangrilense.
CCGGCACCGACGGTTGGGCAACGGCGACCGGTTCGCGAACGAACTGTGCCTTGCTGCCTTGCGCGCGGGCCTTCTGTATCACGGAGATGACCGTGCCAAGCAGCACGGCCGAGCGCGCCGGCTTGGTCAGGTGCGCCGATATGCCGTAATCGATGATCATCCGACCGAAATCAACCTGATCGACCGACGTCAAAAGCACGACCGGAATGATGTTCAGCCGACTGTCGGCGGCGATGGCTCTGGCGACATCGGCGCCGTTCATGCCGGGCATTTGATAGTCGAGGATGATGCAGTCGACCGCCGCACCCAACTGGAAGGCGCGGTCGAGGAAAGCCAGGCCGACAGCGCCGCTTTCGGCGGCGGCGCAGTCGAAGCTCCAGCTTCGGAGCTGTTCGAGCAGGATTTCGCGGTTGACCGGATTGTCGTCGATGACCAGCACGCGTGCGCCGGTGACATCGACCGGCACGATCTCGTCGCGTTGCTGGGCCTGGTGCGCGGGCAGCGGCACGGCAAACCAGAACACCGAGCCGCGGCCGATCTCGCTCTCGACGCCGATCTTGCCGCCCATCAGGTCGACGAGGCGTGCGGCGATCGCAAGGCCAAGACCGGTACCTTCATGGCGGCGTGTCGAGGAACCGTCGACCTGGGCAAACTTCTCGAACACGTTCTGCAGCTTTTCGGCCGGGATGCCGATGCCGGTGTCCTCGACCCGGACCTTGAGCTGAACAACGCCATCGATGATATCGCCGCCGACATCGATCAGGACATGGCCTTTTTCGGTGAATTTCACCGCATTGCCAAGCAGGTTGGTGATGATCTGCCGGAACCGCCCGGCGTCGCCGACGACAAAGGCGGGCAGACGCGGGTCAACGCGGACGATCAGTTCCAGGTTCTTCTCGGCAACGCGCGCCGACACCAGGGTCGCCACGTCCTCGACCGCTTCGGAAAGGCGGAAGGGCGCCGGGTCCAGCGTCAGCTGGCCGGCATTGATTTTCGAAAAATCGAGGATGTCGTTGATGATGGTCAACAGCGCATTGCCGGACTTGACGATGACATCGGTGAAGGTCTTCTGGCGCGGCGTAAGCTCGGTCTTGGCAAGCAGTTCCGCCATGCCCAGCACGCCGTTCATCGGGGTGCGGATCTCATGGCTCATATTGGCCAGGAATTCCGATTTGGCGCGGTCGGCTGCCTCGGCCTTGAACAGCGACGCCGCGGATTCGGTGAAGGCACGCCGGATCGCCTTTTCCATCGGGCGGAAGATCCAGAAGGCGACGATGGCGAGCACGGCGAACAACAGCCCGCTTGCCCACAAGAGCAGCCTGTCGCTGGCGGCATCGGCCAGATGGCGCTCGTCGTCCATGGCGGTGCGGACACGGACAAGCATGGGCTGTGCAACCAGGTCGTTCTGGTTGCGGATCTCGCGATAACTCCACTCGTCGGCCTTTTGTGCCACCGACATACGGTTGAAATTGCGCACCATGTCGCGCGGCGACCAGAACAGGTCGCCGTTGACGGACGCGGAATCGAGCTCGTCTACGGTCTGCTTCGAGAGGCGCGGCCGGATCGCGGCGATCTGGGCATCGAGTGCATCGATGTCGCCGGTCAGGCGCTCCGAATGGCCACGCGCCGATGTGGCGAGCGCGTCACGCGTTTCCGTCTGCCAGGCGGTGCCGGTCGTTTCGGCGAAACTTGTCGCGTTGCGCAAGTCGCGCGTGAAGACGACGAGGTTGCTGCTCACGGACTCGATGTCGCGACGAAAGGAATTCACCCGATCCAGCGCAACCATGATCGCGGCGGAGGCGAGTGCGAAAATCAACAGTCCTGAAAGGTAGCGAATCCGGATCGACCGGATAAAGGAAGAATATTCCGGCATGCGCAACCCCAACACATACGCATCATTTTAATGATGGGGATTACGCTTCATTTACATTAAAATTTCGTTCGTGGAGCAAAGCCGCCCTTAGTTGCTGCGGACTGCCACGAATTTGGCGGCTTCCTTCAGAAGTGCCGCGCGTTCGCCATAGGGCTCGAGCAAGGCATGGGCCTGATCGACGAGGCCCTGGAGCTGGCTTCGCGCCCAGGTCGCGCCATGCAGCGCCACCAGCGTCGCCTTGCCGGCCGCCGCATCCTTGCCGGTCGCCTTGCCCATCTGGCTCGCATTGGCCGTCAGGTCGAGCAGGTCGTCGGCAAGCTGGAAGGCAAGCCCGATCGCCGAGCCGAACTCGGCCAGCCGCTCGCGGTCTTGCGCCGGGGCGCCGGCGACAATCGCACCCGCTTCGCAGGCAAAGCGGATCAACGCGCCTGTCTTCATTGCCTGAAGGCGGATGATGCCGGCCTCATCAGGCCGGTTTCGTTCGGCTTCGAGGTCGAGCATCTGGCCGCCGACCATGCCGCCGACGCCGGCGGCGCGGGAAAGCGCCAGCATCAACGCCACCTTTCGATCCGGCGGCAGCACGGTCGCTTCGTCGGCGAGGATGTCGAAGGCCAGTGTCAGCAGGGCATCGCCGGCAAGAATGGCCGTCGCCTCGTCGAAGGCCTTGTGCACGGTCGGCTGGCCACGGCGCAGGTCGTCGTCGTCCATGGCCGGCAGATCGTCATGGATCAGCGAATAGCAATGCATGCATTCAAGGGCTGTCGCCACGCGCCAAGCTGCCTCGCCATCGGCGGAAAACAACGCGGCGCTCTCCATGACAAGGAAGGGGCGCAGGCGCTTGCCGCCATTCAGCACACCGTGGCGCATCGCCGCCATCAAACGTTCCGGCCGCGCGATTTCGCCGGCAAGCGCGCGTCCATCGAGGATTTGGCGCAGTTGCGCCTCGATCGCGGCCGCGTGCTCGACAAGGATCGTTTCGAACGC
Proteins encoded in this region:
- a CDS encoding response regulator, whose product is MPEYSSFIRSIRIRYLSGLLIFALASAAIMVALDRVNSFRRDIESVSSNLVVFTRDLRNATSFAETTGTAWQTETRDALATSARGHSERLTGDIDALDAQIAAIRPRLSKQTVDELDSASVNGDLFWSPRDMVRNFNRMSVAQKADEWSYREIRNQNDLVAQPMLVRVRTAMDDERHLADAASDRLLLWASGLLFAVLAIVAFWIFRPMEKAIRRAFTESAASLFKAEAADRAKSEFLANMSHEIRTPMNGVLGMAELLAKTELTPRQKTFTDVIVKSGNALLTIINDILDFSKINAGQLTLDPAPFRLSEAVEDVATLVSARVAEKNLELIVRVDPRLPAFVVGDAGRFRQIITNLLGNAVKFTEKGHVLIDVGGDIIDGVVQLKVRVEDTGIGIPAEKLQNVFEKFAQVDGSSTRRHEGTGLGLAIAARLVDLMGGKIGVESEIGRGSVFWFAVPLPAHQAQQRDEIVPVDVTGARVLVIDDNPVNREILLEQLRSWSFDCAAAESGAVGLAFLDRAFQLGAAVDCIILDYQMPGMNGADVARAIAADSRLNIIPVVLLTSVDQVDFGRMIIDYGISAHLTKPARSAVLLGTVISVIQKARAQGSKAQFVREPVAVAQPSVPAFTVIRGPAMPVSTAPESTVTPNGPIDILIAEDNDVNQLVFGQILNGLGLSYRIAGNGRTAVEMYRALRPKLILMDVSMPEMNGYEATRAIRTMEATTGSHIPIIGVTAHALKGDRDKCLEAGMDDYLPKPVSPDRLGTKIGTWLSETVVVAKTA
- a CDS encoding polyprenyl synthetase family protein — protein: MTKDDQMAFETILVEHAAAIEAQLRQILDGRALAGEIARPERLMAAMRHGVLNGGKRLRPFLVMESAALFSADGEAAWRVATALECMHCYSLIHDDLPAMDDDDLRRGQPTVHKAFDEATAILAGDALLTLAFDILADEATVLPPDRKVALMLALSRAAGVGGMVGGQMLDLEAERNRPDEAGIIRLQAMKTGALIRFACEAGAIVAGAPAQDRERLAEFGSAIGLAFQLADDLLDLTANASQMGKATGKDAAAGKATLVALHGATWARSQLQGLVDQAHALLEPYGERAALLKEAAKFVAVRSN